TCGTTGATGATCTGGATGGGGGATCCGCAGACGAGAATGTGAAGTTTGGCCTTGACGGGGCGAACTACGAGATTGATCTTTCAGCAGCAAACGCCGCTGAACTCCGTTCTACGCTGGAACGCTTCGTTGCAGCCGCACGGAAGACTTCCGGTGGCCGCCCGCCCCGTGCCAAGGCGGCATCGGGGGGACGCAGCCACGACTCCGCTCAAATAAGGCAATGGGCCCGCGAAAACGGCTACACGGTTAACAGCCGCGGCCGAATTCAGGCCGAAATCCAGGAAGCCTACCAAAAGGCCCACTCCTAGCTTCGCATCCCATTCCGCATAAAACCCTGCCTTCGCCATCCGGCGGCGGCAGGGTTTTCAACTTAAACCAGCAGCGGGCAGCTGGAGAAATGCTTGGAAGTCCGGGGTGGTGCGCGTATCGTTGACCTACTTGCCGATTCGATTGCGGGTATTGATGGGCGGGGAACGCGCTGGGCTACCGGTCTGGGATGCCGGCTTTATCCGGCCGTTTCAACTTCTGTGCGGTGGAGGACAATGATGTCTGGAAAACTTACGCCCCGTCGGTTTGCGGCTGTCGTCGGCGCCCTTGTGGTGCTCCTGGCGGTGCCGCTCGGTCCGGTGGCGTTTTCGGACCACGCCTCCGTTTCGGTGGGTGCGGTGCCGCACTCCACCGAATTGGTCGCCATGGTCGATTCCGGAACTGAACCGCTGACTGAAATTACCTACGACGTTTTTGCGGCAGACGGCGATGGCTCCGCACCGCTGGCCACAAACAAGGCGGAACATATCTTCGGTACCGTTCCTTTCCACCTGCCGGATGGCCGCTATAAGATCCGGGCCACCGCGCCGGGATTCCTGGAAGGTTGGTACACGTCCACCGCAGGGGCCGGAGAATTCTCCATCTCCGAATTGATCACGTACCAGGACAGCAGGACCTTCGCCACGGCGGACGTGATTGTTGTGGACTCCCTCACCCCTGCCAATTCCAGCTGGACCCATGCGGGGTGGACGGTTCTCCATTCGGCCGCGTCCTCCGTTTCCGGGGCTGTCGCCAGCAGCTCCGGAGGGGAGGCAGGGTCACTGCTCAGCGGCATCGGCGTCGAGTTGCATGATGCGGCAGCTGCACCGGAAACCAGCCTGGTTGGCGAGGCGCTGCGTACCGACGCCAACGGCTACTACACCTTTGAGGGCGTGGCGCCGGGCACGTACAAAGTGCGGTTCGTCAAGGAAAGTCCCGAAGGGGGAATCACTGAGCGCTGGTGGCCGGAGACGCCGCACCGTGCTGAGGCGGAGGTTATCACCCTTACCGGCGGCAACCACTTCAATCTGGCCTATGCAGTTTTCCCGCCGTCAGTGCCTGTTGATGCGGCGCGCGTCCTGACTCTGTCCGGCCAGCCGGCCCTGGGGGCAACCCTCACCGCCGCTCCGGATTTCGTTGAGGCGGGACCCTTCGGGGAGCCCTGCCTCCAGCGGTACACCTGGTTCCTCGGCACCGACCTGGTGGAAGATGCATACGGCCCCACCTTCGTTGTTCCCCTCGACGCCGGGGGGAAATCTGTGTCTGCGCGGCTCGACATTGCAGGTATCGGCTGCACCTACACGGCCCTGGCCAGCAACTCCATCGGGCCGGTGGACCCCGGCCTCACTGCGGTAGGAAATGACGTCGTCGCCGCGCCCGTGGACAATACCGGCCAAGCCCCCGCCACGCTGGAGTTCGGACAAGTAACGACGGCGGGAAACACCACCGTCACCCGTCTCGGTTCTGAAGCTGCCCCGCCTGCCGGCAGCTTCTCATCCCTTACCGACCCGCCTCTGTACTACGACATCGAAACCAGTGCGGTCTTCGACGCCGCACTCGGCGTGGAAGTCTGCATCACCTTCGACACCGCCGGCATGACCCAGGCACAGGCGGCGGGGCAGCACCTGTACCACTACGTGGATGGAGCGTGGGAGGACATCACGGTGAGCAGCAGTACGGGAAGGGTCTGCGGTGTGACGCATTCCTTCTCACCTTTTGCCGTCGGCCAGCCGCATTGGCCGTTCACCGGATTCCTGCAGCCGGTGGACACCGGCGCTGTCCTGAATGCAATGACCGCCGGGGCTTCGGTGCCCCTCAAGTTCGGCGTGGGCGGTAACCGGGGGCTGGACATCCTGGCCGGCGGAGCGCCGTCGTCG
The Arthrobacter sp. PGP41 genome window above contains:
- a CDS encoding histone-like nucleoid-structuring protein Lsr2, producing the protein MAQKVNIILVDDLDGGSADENVKFGLDGANYEIDLSAANAAELRSTLERFVAAARKTSGGRPPRAKAASGGRSHDSAQIRQWARENGYTVNSRGRIQAEIQEAYQKAHS
- a CDS encoding PxKF domain-containing protein, whose product is MSGKLTPRRFAAVVGALVVLLAVPLGPVAFSDHASVSVGAVPHSTELVAMVDSGTEPLTEITYDVFAADGDGSAPLATNKAEHIFGTVPFHLPDGRYKIRATAPGFLEGWYTSTAGAGEFSISELITYQDSRTFATADVIVVDSLTPANSSWTHAGWTVLHSAASSVSGAVASSSGGEAGSLLSGIGVELHDAAAAPETSLVGEALRTDANGYYTFEGVAPGTYKVRFVKESPEGGITERWWPETPHRAEAEVITLTGGNHFNLAYAVFPPSVPVDAARVLTLSGQPALGATLTAAPDFVEAGPFGEPCLQRYTWFLGTDLVEDAYGPTFVVPLDAGGKSVSARLDIAGIGCTYTALASNSIGPVDPGLTAVGNDVVAAPVDNTGQAPATLEFGQVTTAGNTTVTRLGSEAAPPAGSFSSLTDPPLYYDIETSAVFDAALGVEVCITFDTAGMTQAQAAGQHLYHYVDGAWEDITVSSSTGRVCGVTHSFSPFAVGQPHWPFTGFLQPVDTGAVLNAMTAGASVPLKFGVGGNRGLDILAGGAPSSSAIACPGGTAPDDIEQTVAAGTSLLSYNAASDSYTFVWKTEKAWAGSCRQLELRLNDGTVHTALFHFRK